The Candidatus Polarisedimenticolaceae bacterium genome window below encodes:
- a CDS encoding methyltransferase domain-containing protein: MSDTGTKEYALGTNDAELVRLGLQHRMWSGAAFALWERAGIRAGHTVLDLGSGPGYTSFDLAGVVTPKGKVIAVDESARYIEYLKHRQVLLANGTIDARVGDVQKLDLEPESLDAAYQRWVLCFVKDPEAVVRGVAKALKPGGVFTSQDYLHYEGILLAPPSKAFRRFVTVVAEAWRGHGGDTEIGMRLPSLLAKHGMKVTEIAPLHRVARPGSPLWTWPTIFIETYAPKLVEEGRLTKAEHDALVADWKAYGSDPSAYFVSPPMVDIIAVKA; encoded by the coding sequence GTGAGCGACACAGGAACCAAGGAATACGCCCTCGGCACGAACGACGCCGAATTGGTGCGTCTCGGACTGCAGCACCGCATGTGGAGCGGCGCCGCCTTCGCGCTGTGGGAGCGCGCCGGCATCAGGGCCGGCCACACGGTGCTCGACCTCGGCAGCGGCCCCGGATACACGAGCTTCGATCTCGCCGGCGTCGTCACGCCCAAGGGCAAGGTGATCGCCGTCGACGAGTCGGCGCGCTACATCGAGTATCTGAAGCACCGCCAGGTCCTCCTCGCCAACGGCACGATCGACGCGAGGGTGGGGGACGTCCAGAAGCTCGACCTCGAGCCCGAGAGTCTCGACGCCGCCTACCAACGCTGGGTGCTCTGCTTCGTCAAAGATCCCGAAGCCGTCGTGCGAGGCGTGGCGAAGGCGCTCAAGCCCGGCGGCGTCTTCACGAGCCAGGACTACCTCCACTACGAGGGGATCCTGCTCGCGCCGCCGAGCAAGGCGTTCCGCCGGTTCGTCACGGTCGTCGCGGAAGCGTGGCGCGGCCACGGCGGTGACACCGAGATCGGCATGCGTCTCCCGTCGCTCCTCGCCAAGCACGGCATGAAGGTCACGGAGATCGCGCCGCTCCATCGCGTCGCGCGCCCGGGCTCGCCGCTCTGGACTTGGCCGACGATCTTCATCGAGACCTACGCGCCGAAGCTCGTCGAGGAAGGCCGCCTGACGAAGGCCGAGCACGACGCCCTCGTCGCCGACTGGAAGGCGTACGGGAGCGACCCGAGCGCCTACTTCGTCTCGCCGCCGATGGTCGACATCATCGCCGTCAAAGCTTGA
- a CDS encoding NAD(P)-dependent alcohol dehydrogenase: MKAVVCTRYGPPEVLQIRDLADPVPRGSDVVIRIRATAVTPSDCFIRSGIPASPLPARAMLRLFVGFTKPRRAIPGAVLAGEIETAGKNVTRFRAGDRVWAFTLMRMSCCAERIRLAEKTRLLALAPSNLSHDEAAAIPYAGLLAGHFLAKADIRKGDRVLVYGASGANGTTAVQLAKGLGAHVTAVCSTANLDLVRSLGADEVIDYAREESPGSRRFDVVFDAAGRKKTSALKEACRKALTIGGRVVSVDDGLTWPRRDDIERLKVLVESGRLKPVIDRRYPLEQIADAHRYVELGHKKGNVIVTIGG; this comes from the coding sequence ATGAAAGCCGTCGTCTGCACACGGTACGGGCCTCCCGAGGTCTTGCAGATCCGAGACCTCGCCGATCCCGTCCCGCGCGGCAGCGACGTCGTGATCCGCATCCGGGCGACGGCCGTCACGCCGAGCGACTGCTTCATCCGGAGCGGAATTCCCGCCTCACCGCTGCCGGCGCGCGCGATGCTCCGGCTCTTCGTGGGCTTCACGAAGCCGCGTCGCGCGATCCCGGGCGCGGTGCTCGCAGGCGAGATCGAGACGGCCGGCAAGAACGTCACGCGCTTCCGCGCTGGAGACCGCGTCTGGGCGTTCACGCTCATGCGCATGAGCTGCTGCGCCGAGCGCATCCGCCTCGCCGAGAAGACGCGCCTCCTCGCTCTCGCCCCGTCGAATCTGTCGCACGACGAGGCCGCCGCCATTCCCTACGCCGGCTTGCTCGCGGGACACTTCCTGGCGAAGGCCGACATCCGCAAGGGCGATCGCGTGCTCGTCTACGGGGCGTCGGGAGCCAACGGAACGACCGCGGTGCAGCTCGCGAAGGGGCTCGGCGCCCACGTCACGGCGGTCTGCAGCACGGCGAACCTCGATCTCGTGCGATCGCTCGGCGCCGACGAGGTGATCGACTATGCGAGGGAGGAATCACCCGGGAGCAGACGCTTCGACGTCGTCTTCGACGCCGCCGGGCGGAAGAAGACGTCCGCGCTGAAGGAGGCGTGCCGGAAGGCGCTGACCATCGGAGGACGAGTCGTCTCGGTCGACGACGGACTGACCTGGCCCCGCCGCGACGACATCGAGCGGCTCAAGGTTCTCGTGGAATCGGGGCGGCTGAAGCCGGTCATCGACCGCCGTTACCCGCTCGAGCAGATCGCCGACGCGCACCGCTACGTCGAGCTGGGACACAAGAAGGGAAACGTGATCGTCACGATCGGCGGTTAG
- a CDS encoding cupin domain-containing protein → MIKERDGWFVVNVKDARWTRRGDFFGPKGSFERPGDPFPQVGIHVYVLEPGKPNCRYHREEAQEDLLVLSGRCRLLANGEERLLETWDFVHFPAGVSHVVVGMDEPAAVLFIGHRQDPEPALFYPASDLARRYGAEAPEPTEEPAVAYSDTPPRAPSPPPRWPVK, encoded by the coding sequence ATGATCAAGGAGCGCGACGGCTGGTTCGTCGTCAACGTGAAGGACGCGCGATGGACGCGCCGCGGTGACTTCTTCGGGCCGAAGGGTTCTTTCGAGAGACCCGGCGATCCGTTCCCGCAGGTCGGCATCCACGTTTACGTGCTCGAGCCGGGGAAGCCGAACTGCCGCTATCACCGCGAGGAAGCCCAGGAGGATCTCCTCGTCCTCTCGGGGCGCTGCCGCCTTCTCGCGAACGGAGAAGAACGGCTCCTCGAGACGTGGGACTTCGTCCACTTCCCCGCCGGCGTCTCTCACGTCGTCGTCGGCATGGACGAGCCCGCCGCGGTCCTCTTCATCGGCCACCGCCAGGACCCGGAGCCGGCGCTCTTCTATCCCGCGAGCGATCTTGCGCGCCGCTACGGCGCCGAAGCGCCGGAGCCGACGGAGGAGCCGGCGGTCGCGTACTCCGACACGCCGCCGCGCGCACCGTCGCCGCCGCCGCGCTGGCCGGTGAAGTGA
- a CDS encoding murein L,D-transpeptidase catalytic domain family protein gives MKKRVGILLALAVLCGTVRAADRESAMLQQAPELHADALHAALASYDCLSEEGAAKRPVLSVIDYALPSTAKRLFVFDLAEGRLLYSERVAHGKNSGDDVATSFSNADGSLMSSLGAFVTEGTYTGDNGYSLRLRGTEPLVNDRAEARAIVMHGAAYVSDASVKILGRLGRSFGCPAIRLEIAHALIDRIKDGSVLYAWHPSVAVAR, from the coding sequence ATGAAGAAGCGTGTGGGGATCCTCCTCGCCCTTGCGGTCCTGTGCGGGACGGTACGCGCCGCCGACCGCGAGAGCGCGATGCTCCAGCAGGCTCCGGAGCTTCACGCCGACGCCCTCCATGCGGCGCTCGCATCGTACGATTGCCTGAGCGAGGAGGGCGCCGCGAAGCGCCCGGTCCTGAGCGTCATCGACTATGCGCTCCCCTCGACGGCGAAGCGCCTCTTCGTGTTCGACCTCGCGGAGGGGCGCCTGCTCTACAGCGAGCGCGTCGCGCACGGCAAGAACTCCGGCGACGACGTCGCGACGTCGTTCTCGAACGCCGACGGAAGCCTCATGAGCTCGCTCGGCGCGTTCGTCACCGAAGGCACGTATACGGGCGACAACGGCTACTCGTTGCGCCTCCGCGGCACCGAGCCGCTCGTCAACGACCGGGCCGAGGCCCGCGCGATCGTGATGCACGGCGCCGCCTACGTCAGCGACGCCTCCGTGAAGATCCTCGGCCGCCTGGGGCGCAGCTTCGGCTGCCCAGCGATTCGCCTCGAGATCGCGCACGCGCTCATCGACCGCATCAAGGACGGCAGCGTGCTCTACGCGTGGCATCCTTCGGTGGCCGTCGCGCGCTAG
- a CDS encoding hemerythrin domain-containing protein: MLTRRELLKVSAAAGAIAIVPACAAKEPEKGEDVSPAEDLMREHGVLKRILLVYREGIRRLDASQDLPPQAIADSATIVRTFIEDYHEKLEEDFLFPRFRKARVQQDLVDVLEAQHHAGRTVTEETLHLANASGIATQDGRRALSTSLAAFIRMYEPHEAREDTVLFPALRTIISPNEYDALGDDFEKREHELFGKDGFEGIVERVATIEKTLGLYDLAQFTPQAR; the protein is encoded by the coding sequence ATGCTCACCAGACGCGAGCTTCTCAAGGTCTCGGCGGCGGCGGGGGCCATCGCCATCGTTCCCGCGTGTGCCGCGAAGGAACCGGAAAAAGGCGAAGACGTCTCGCCCGCCGAAGACCTCATGCGCGAGCACGGCGTGCTCAAGCGCATCCTGCTCGTCTACCGCGAGGGGATCCGCCGACTCGACGCGAGCCAGGACCTCCCGCCGCAGGCGATCGCCGATTCGGCCACGATCGTCCGGACCTTCATCGAGGATTATCACGAGAAGCTCGAGGAGGACTTCCTGTTCCCGCGGTTCCGCAAGGCGCGCGTGCAACAGGATCTCGTCGACGTGCTCGAAGCGCAGCATCACGCCGGTCGCACGGTGACCGAGGAAACGCTTCACCTCGCGAACGCGTCGGGAATCGCGACGCAGGACGGCCGCCGAGCGCTGAGCACGAGCCTCGCCGCCTTCATCCGGATGTACGAGCCGCACGAAGCGCGCGAGGACACCGTGCTCTTCCCCGCGCTCCGCACGATCATCAGCCCGAACGAGTACGACGCGCTCGGCGACGACTTCGAAAAGAGGGAGCACGAGCTGTTCGGGAAGGACGGCTTCGAGGGGATCGTCGAGCGGGTCGCGACGATCGAGAAGACCCTCGGCCTCTACGACCTGGCCCAGTTCACACCGCAGGCTCGCTAG
- a CDS encoding protein kinase: MERPASQKTTRTRRSTPAGGAALLAPGQIVHSIESGISYRAGALLGFGGYGQVFLAKRLGRAQHVPDVVCLKVSPHMDAWVREAYFGQLLDGHPRAIRVYDRFTWMPGEGRPIYGLALEWARHGDLSAFLKQSGKPWSERAARREIAGVLEVLGKLHRGELLHRDLTPMNVFVCDGVKLKLGDFGIVRSMSDRRRERVRTFNPFMAPSEVVAGAVPKWRARDDVYQVGQLLAMLVKGDARERIRTPEVRHLTCSDELKEIVHRCIGERRKRYESASELIDALGKPPARLRAGASVSLKGVHLAFTGILSKPRKDAARAAKRAGAIVHGGPSARTSVLVRGRPNPLQAAGRDAGLKLMEIKRLREKGQKITILNEKQFWALVRG; the protein is encoded by the coding sequence GTGGAGCGGCCCGCTTCCCAGAAGACGACGCGCACGCGCCGGTCGACGCCGGCGGGAGGCGCTGCGCTGCTGGCGCCGGGGCAGATCGTCCATAGCATCGAGTCCGGCATCAGCTATCGCGCCGGCGCGTTGCTCGGGTTCGGCGGCTACGGGCAGGTCTTCCTGGCCAAGCGCCTGGGGCGCGCGCAGCACGTGCCCGACGTCGTTTGCCTCAAGGTCAGCCCGCACATGGATGCGTGGGTGCGCGAGGCGTACTTCGGCCAGCTCCTGGACGGGCACCCCCGCGCGATCCGCGTCTACGACCGCTTCACGTGGATGCCGGGCGAAGGGCGGCCGATCTACGGCCTGGCGCTCGAGTGGGCACGCCATGGCGACCTGAGCGCCTTCCTCAAACAGAGCGGCAAGCCGTGGTCCGAGCGAGCGGCCCGCCGCGAGATCGCGGGCGTGCTCGAGGTCCTCGGCAAGCTCCATCGCGGCGAGCTGCTCCACCGCGATCTCACGCCGATGAACGTCTTCGTCTGCGACGGCGTCAAGCTCAAGCTCGGCGACTTCGGCATCGTGCGCTCGATGAGCGACCGGCGCCGGGAGAGGGTGCGCACGTTCAACCCGTTCATGGCGCCGAGCGAGGTCGTCGCGGGCGCCGTTCCGAAGTGGCGGGCCCGGGACGACGTCTACCAGGTCGGCCAGCTCCTGGCGATGCTCGTCAAGGGCGACGCCCGCGAGCGCATCCGCACTCCGGAGGTCCGGCACCTCACGTGCAGCGACGAGCTGAAGGAGATCGTCCACCGCTGCATCGGCGAGAGGCGCAAGCGGTACGAGAGCGCGTCGGAGCTGATCGACGCCTTGGGGAAGCCGCCGGCGAGGCTGCGCGCCGGGGCGTCGGTGTCGCTGAAAGGCGTCCACCTCGCGTTCACGGGGATCCTGTCCAAGCCACGGAAGGACGCCGCGCGCGCCGCGAAGCGCGCCGGCGCGATCGTCCACGGCGGCCCATCCGCGCGGACGAGCGTCCTCGTTCGCGGCCGCCCGAACCCGCTCCAGGCCGCCGGCCGCGACGCTGGGTTGAAGCTCATGGAGATCAAGCGCCTCCGCGAGAAGGGTCAGAAAATCACGATCCTGAACGAGAAGCAGTTCTGGGCGCTCGTGAGGGGATAA
- a CDS encoding class I SAM-dependent methyltransferase, whose amino-acid sequence MITTQSPAPDLTAIKVKQQATWASGDFGQIGVRLQIVGESLAEAADIHAGEKVLDVAAGNGNASLAAARRFAEVTSTDYVPALLEAGRRRAEADRLPIAFQVADAEALPFDAASFDVALSTFGVMFAPNQAKAASELLRVVKPGGRIGLACWTPEGFLGDMFRVVGSFVPPPAGLESPMRWGSEARLAELFAGASDIKAERKICNFRYASAEHNVDFFRAYYGPTHKAFAALDEAKQAEFRRALVDLLNENNVSKRGGLVVPAEYLEIVITR is encoded by the coding sequence ATGATCACCACTCAATCCCCCGCCCCCGACCTGACCGCCATCAAGGTGAAGCAGCAGGCGACCTGGGCGTCCGGCGACTTCGGCCAGATCGGCGTGAGGCTCCAGATCGTCGGCGAGTCGCTCGCCGAAGCGGCGGACATCCACGCCGGCGAGAAGGTGCTGGACGTCGCCGCCGGTAACGGCAACGCTTCGCTCGCCGCCGCGCGGCGGTTCGCGGAGGTCACCTCGACCGATTACGTCCCCGCCCTTCTCGAGGCAGGACGCCGGCGCGCGGAAGCGGACCGGCTGCCGATCGCGTTCCAGGTGGCCGACGCCGAGGCGCTGCCTTTCGACGCCGCTTCGTTCGACGTCGCGCTCTCGACCTTCGGCGTGATGTTCGCGCCGAACCAGGCGAAGGCGGCGTCGGAGCTCCTTCGGGTCGTGAAACCGGGAGGGCGCATCGGGCTCGCGTGCTGGACGCCGGAAGGGTTCCTCGGCGACATGTTCCGCGTGGTCGGCTCGTTCGTGCCGCCGCCCGCGGGGCTCGAGTCGCCGATGCGCTGGGGAAGCGAGGCGCGCCTCGCGGAGCTGTTCGCGGGAGCGAGCGACATCAAGGCGGAGCGCAAGATCTGCAACTTCCGCTACGCGTCCGCCGAGCACAACGTCGATTTCTTCCGCGCCTACTACGGGCCGACGCACAAGGCGTTCGCCGCGCTCGACGAAGCGAAGCAGGCGGAGTTCCGCCGGGCGCTCGTCGACCTCTTGAACGAGAACAACGTCAGCAAGCGCGGCGGCCTGGTGGTCCCCGCCGAATATCTCGAGATCGTCATCACACGCTGA
- a CDS encoding FAD-binding oxidoreductase, whose translation MNDMVVKTKDGNRAQITADLADAFRRSLRGTLALPGEDGYDEARTLWNAMIDRRPAAIVRAATAEDVVETVKLAARHDLLLAVRGGGHNIAGNAVCDGGLMLDLSLMRGVKVDRSARTATVEPGARLSDLDKATQEFGLATPVGINSTTGVSGLILGGGFGWLSRKHGLSIDNLVSADVVTSSGTLVRATATENPDLFWAIRGGGGNFGVVTSFTMKLHPVGPEVLAGLIVHPFADAKRVLHEYRKAVASAPDELTCWVVMRKAPPLPFLPPEVHGTEVVVLALCYAGDVEAGKKAVAPFQAIGKPIADVVGPSPYAGWQTAFDPLLTPGERNYWKSHDFTALTDEALDAMLTAVKTLPTPACEIFLASMGGAINRVAADATAYPHRSVEFIMNVHVRWSDAKDDARCVAWGRGVYETMAPFATGGVYVNFMPGDEAARVRGGAYGPNYERLARLKTKYDPKNLFRLNQNVAPAEAVAS comes from the coding sequence ATGAACGACATGGTCGTCAAGACCAAGGACGGAAATCGCGCGCAGATCACCGCCGATCTGGCCGATGCCTTCCGCCGGAGCCTCCGCGGGACGCTCGCCCTTCCCGGCGAGGACGGCTACGACGAGGCCCGTACACTCTGGAACGCGATGATCGACCGGCGGCCCGCCGCGATCGTTCGCGCCGCGACCGCGGAAGACGTCGTGGAGACGGTGAAGCTGGCCGCCCGGCACGACCTGCTGCTCGCCGTCCGCGGCGGGGGTCACAACATCGCGGGCAACGCCGTCTGCGACGGCGGGCTCATGCTCGACCTGTCGCTCATGCGCGGCGTGAAGGTCGATCGGTCGGCGCGCACGGCGACGGTCGAGCCGGGCGCGCGCCTGTCCGACCTCGACAAGGCGACGCAGGAGTTCGGTCTCGCCACACCGGTCGGCATCAACTCGACGACCGGCGTCTCCGGACTGATCCTGGGCGGCGGCTTCGGGTGGCTCTCCCGTAAGCACGGCCTCTCGATCGACAATCTCGTGTCGGCCGACGTCGTCACCTCGTCAGGAACGCTCGTGCGGGCCACAGCCACGGAGAATCCCGATCTCTTCTGGGCGATCCGCGGCGGCGGCGGGAACTTCGGCGTCGTGACCTCGTTCACGATGAAGCTCCATCCGGTCGGCCCGGAGGTGCTCGCCGGGCTCATTGTGCACCCGTTCGCGGACGCGAAGCGCGTGCTCCACGAGTACCGCAAGGCGGTCGCGAGCGCGCCGGACGAGCTGACCTGCTGGGTCGTCATGCGGAAGGCACCCCCGCTCCCGTTCCTGCCCCCGGAGGTCCACGGGACCGAGGTGGTCGTTCTTGCGCTCTGCTACGCGGGCGATGTCGAGGCGGGAAAGAAGGCGGTGGCACCGTTCCAGGCGATCGGGAAGCCGATCGCCGACGTCGTCGGCCCCAGCCCCTACGCCGGCTGGCAGACGGCGTTCGATCCTCTGCTCACGCCGGGCGAGCGGAACTACTGGAAGTCGCACGACTTCACCGCTCTCACGGACGAGGCGCTCGACGCGATGCTCACAGCCGTGAAGACGCTCCCCACGCCGGCGTGCGAGATCTTCCTCGCGAGCATGGGCGGCGCCATCAACCGCGTCGCCGCGGACGCCACCGCGTACCCGCACCGGAGCGTCGAGTTCATCATGAACGTCCACGTGCGCTGGAGCGATGCGAAGGACGACGCGCGGTGCGTCGCATGGGGACGCGGCGTCTACGAGACCATGGCCCCCTTCGCGACCGGCGGCGTCTACGTGAACTTCATGCCCGGCGACGAGGCCGCCCGCGTGCGAGGCGGCGCGTACGGACCGAATTACGAACGTCTCGCCCGCCTCAAGACGAAGTACGACCCGAAGAACCTTTTCCGGCTGAATCAGAACGTGGCGCCGGCGGAGGCGGTGGCGAGCTAG
- a CDS encoding SPFH domain-containing protein — MMWVPLAVVGLILLFTILGSFFTVQTARAVVVTRFGKFLRVADAGLNWKVPFIDAVAGTLSLKVGQINLTMETKTKDNVFVTIPISVQNRVRAEKVYDAFYKLADPAAQIKSYVEQVILGHVPGMTLDEVFASQSSIALAVKKELDADMAGFGYEIVNVLVTDIVPDPKVKSAMNDINAAQREQVAAAARGEAEKILVVKKAEAEAESKALQGQGIANQRKAIVEGLQSSIEQFQKAVEGATAKDVMQLVMVTQYFDTLKSIGESDGTNTLFIPHSPAAVADVGQQILQSMLAATPPKPT; from the coding sequence ATGATGTGGGTCCCGCTCGCCGTCGTCGGTCTCATCCTGCTGTTCACGATCCTCGGGAGCTTCTTCACGGTGCAGACCGCGCGCGCGGTCGTCGTGACGCGCTTCGGCAAGTTCCTCCGCGTCGCCGACGCGGGCTTGAACTGGAAGGTCCCGTTCATCGACGCCGTCGCCGGCACGCTCAGCCTCAAGGTCGGGCAGATCAACCTCACGATGGAGACGAAGACGAAGGACAACGTCTTCGTGACGATCCCGATCTCGGTCCAGAACCGCGTGCGCGCCGAGAAGGTGTACGACGCCTTCTACAAGCTCGCGGACCCCGCCGCGCAGATCAAGTCGTACGTCGAGCAGGTCATCCTCGGCCACGTTCCGGGCATGACGCTCGACGAGGTCTTCGCCAGCCAGTCGAGCATCGCCCTCGCGGTCAAGAAGGAGCTCGACGCCGACATGGCGGGGTTCGGCTACGAGATCGTCAACGTGCTCGTCACCGACATCGTCCCCGACCCCAAGGTGAAGTCGGCGATGAACGACATCAACGCGGCGCAGCGCGAGCAGGTCGCCGCGGCCGCGCGCGGCGAGGCGGAGAAGATCCTCGTCGTCAAGAAGGCCGAGGCCGAGGCGGAGAGCAAGGCGCTCCAGGGGCAGGGGATCGCGAATCAGCGCAAAGCGATCGTCGAGGGGCTCCAGTCGTCGATCGAGCAGTTCCAGAAGGCGGTCGAGGGCGCGACCGCCAAGGACGTCATGCAGCTCGTCATGGTGACCCAGTACTTCGACACGCTGAAGTCGATCGGCGAGTCCGACGGGACGAACACGCTCTTCATCCCGCACTCGCCGGCGGCCGTCGCGGATGTCGGCCAGCAAATCTTGCAATCGATGCTGGCCGCGACTCCGCCGAAGCCCACATAA
- a CDS encoding tetratricopeptide repeat protein: MGRCEVGVAAEDPALPVIGQGSLAKVRKSRRGPWRAAVLIGVHAIIAIHITHFLMTRRSLSPVEPSESMYTLELGTVNAGFVFFGIALLATLIFGRFFCGWGCHIVALQDFCAWIMKRLGIRPRPFRARLLAWTPAVVAFYMFAWPSLVRLLSSPRAPFPGFTSRFMTTDLWATFPGPVFTVLTYAVCGFAAVYFLGAKGFCTYGCPYGSLFGALDFASPGRIVVSDACEQCGHCTASCTSNVRVHEEVRLYGMVVDTGCMKCTDCISVCPKGALSFSFAKPALLKGPAPAPRAKRYDLSLGEEIAVAAVAAASILVFRDLYDGPPLLLSVGLGGITAFTALKLWHLVRRPSARLQSLELKSSGRVTSWGRGFAVLTVLWLLFTAHSAFAQWHRAWGRYDLERTEVNRADGLSGAFRAKAYSPAHARALESAYRHFALADRVGLAGVVDVKLGLAWCHLLRGEIAPAIAEARAAEALAPGRDDLRKNVQDLEAAAAAGHFAKANELVDAGKLEEAATEYAACLATAPDSAPARFNLGGVLRRLGRNDEATSQLEQAAALAPDDADVMVELGLAYQATGASAKAIASYERAIALAPESPEAKEHLPELIRELKK, encoded by the coding sequence ATGGGTCGTTGTGAAGTAGGCGTCGCCGCCGAGGATCCCGCGCTTCCGGTGATCGGTCAGGGGTCGCTCGCGAAGGTTCGAAAATCGCGGCGCGGACCGTGGCGCGCCGCGGTCCTGATCGGCGTTCACGCGATCATCGCGATCCACATCACGCACTTCTTGATGACCCGGCGCTCGCTCTCGCCCGTCGAGCCTTCGGAATCGATGTACACGCTCGAGCTCGGCACCGTGAACGCCGGCTTCGTCTTCTTCGGCATCGCGCTCCTCGCCACGCTGATCTTCGGCCGCTTCTTCTGCGGGTGGGGCTGTCACATCGTCGCGCTCCAAGACTTCTGCGCGTGGATCATGAAGCGCCTCGGGATTCGTCCGCGGCCGTTCCGCGCGCGCCTGCTCGCGTGGACGCCGGCCGTCGTCGCGTTCTACATGTTCGCGTGGCCGAGCCTCGTGCGCCTTCTCTCTTCGCCGCGTGCGCCGTTTCCCGGGTTCACCAGCCGGTTCATGACGACCGACCTCTGGGCGACCTTTCCGGGACCCGTCTTCACGGTCCTCACGTACGCCGTGTGCGGCTTCGCCGCGGTCTACTTCCTCGGGGCGAAGGGCTTCTGCACCTACGGCTGCCCGTACGGAAGCCTCTTCGGCGCGCTCGATTTCGCTTCGCCGGGGCGCATCGTCGTCAGCGACGCGTGCGAGCAGTGCGGGCACTGCACCGCCTCCTGCACGTCGAACGTGCGCGTGCACGAGGAAGTACGCCTCTACGGCATGGTCGTCGACACCGGCTGCATGAAGTGCACCGACTGCATCAGCGTCTGTCCGAAGGGGGCGCTCTCGTTCTCCTTCGCGAAGCCGGCGCTCCTCAAGGGGCCGGCGCCGGCGCCTCGGGCCAAGCGCTACGACCTCAGCCTCGGCGAGGAGATCGCCGTCGCCGCCGTCGCCGCGGCATCGATCCTCGTCTTCCGCGATCTCTACGACGGGCCTCCGCTGCTTCTCTCGGTCGGGCTCGGCGGGATCACCGCGTTCACGGCGCTCAAGCTGTGGCATCTCGTTCGGCGGCCTTCCGCGCGCCTCCAGAGCCTCGAGCTCAAATCTTCGGGGCGCGTGACGTCCTGGGGCCGCGGCTTCGCGGTCCTCACGGTCCTCTGGCTGTTGTTCACCGCGCACAGCGCGTTCGCGCAGTGGCACCGCGCGTGGGGACGCTACGACCTCGAGCGCACCGAGGTCAACCGCGCGGACGGTCTCTCGGGCGCGTTCCGCGCGAAGGCGTACTCGCCGGCGCACGCGCGCGCGCTCGAAAGTGCCTACCGGCACTTCGCGCTCGCCGACCGCGTCGGTCTCGCGGGCGTCGTCGACGTCAAGCTCGGCCTGGCCTGGTGCCACCTGTTGCGCGGAGAGATCGCGCCCGCGATCGCCGAGGCGCGCGCGGCAGAGGCGCTGGCGCCCGGCCGCGACGACCTCCGCAAGAACGTCCAGGATCTCGAGGCGGCCGCCGCCGCCGGCCACTTCGCGAAGGCGAACGAGCTGGTCGACGCGGGGAAGCTCGAGGAGGCCGCGACGGAGTACGCCGCCTGCCTCGCGACCGCGCCCGACTCCGCGCCGGCCCGATTCAATCTCGGCGGCGTTCTCCGCCGCCTCGGACGCAACGACGAAGCGACCTCACAGCTCGAGCAGGCGGCGGCGCTTGCGCCGGACGATGCGGACGTCATGGTCGAGCTGGGGCTCGCCTACCAGGCGACCGGCGCCTCCGCGAAGGCGATCGCCTCGTACGAGCGCGCGATCGCGCTGGCCCCGGAGAGTCCCGAAGCGAAAGAGCACCTGCCGGAGCTCATCCGGGAGCTGAAGAAATAA
- a CDS encoding alpha/beta fold hydrolase, with protein sequence MTPLIAAAVIVMAAGAHQVTINGVPIAYHVYGKGPVVIAHAGGPGAQWDILRMRAVEEFATVVYIEPVGTGASGRLDDPNGYTIDRYVKDVEGLRAVLGIDRFVLLGHSHGGFVAQAYALAYPERLRGLILYDTSPTTGPVWQRDVEANLAWFQDEPWFAEAKAALAAETTAKDDDEMTAVFRREMPLYFADWTGHAVRYEPYRAAVRFAVAPGRAGTDPSAPGQVGVAPVFDVVKRLGEIKVPTLILSGTKDFVCSARFGRVLHEGIHDSRLVLLSRSGHMGHIEEPQAFAAAVREYLVEIARPRTP encoded by the coding sequence ATGACACCCCTCATCGCCGCCGCCGTGATCGTGATGGCAGCCGGGGCGCATCAGGTCACGATCAACGGCGTGCCGATCGCCTACCACGTCTACGGCAAGGGCCCGGTCGTCATCGCTCACGCCGGAGGCCCGGGCGCGCAGTGGGACATCCTCCGGATGCGCGCGGTCGAGGAGTTCGCGACGGTCGTCTACATCGAGCCGGTCGGCACGGGCGCGTCGGGGCGTCTCGACGATCCGAACGGTTACACGATCGATCGCTACGTCAAGGACGTCGAGGGCCTCCGCGCGGTCCTCGGCATCGACCGCTTCGTCCTCTTGGGGCACAGCCACGGCGGCTTCGTCGCGCAGGCGTACGCGCTCGCCTACCCGGAACGGTTGCGCGGTCTCATCCTCTACGACACGTCGCCGACCACGGGACCGGTCTGGCAGCGCGACGTCGAGGCGAACCTCGCGTGGTTCCAGGACGAGCCGTGGTTCGCCGAAGCGAAGGCCGCGCTGGCCGCCGAGACGACGGCCAAGGACGACGACGAGATGACGGCGGTCTTCCGCCGCGAGATGCCCCTCTACTTCGCCGATTGGACCGGACACGCCGTGCGCTACGAGCCGTATCGCGCCGCCGTGCGGTTCGCGGTCGCGCCGGGCCGGGCCGGGACCGACCCGAGCGCTCCCGGCCAGGTCGGGGTCGCACCGGTCTTCGACGTGGTGAAGCGTCTCGGCGAGATCAAGGTGCCGACGCTCATCCTCTCGGGCACGAAGGACTTCGTCTGCTCGGCGCGATTCGGCCGCGTGCTCCACGAGGGAATCCACGACTCGCGCCTCGTCCTCCTCTCCCGGAGCGGTCACATGGGCCACATCGAGGAGCCCCAGGCGTTCGCCGCCGCCGTGCGCGAGTACCTCGTCGAGATCGCGCGCCCGCGGACCCCATGA